Proteins from a genomic interval of Desulfurella sp.:
- a CDS encoding ATP-binding cassette domain-containing protein: MIEFVDVSKFYNDKRVFEGLNFYIREGQIVQISGGFACGKTTLLKLICRMEKPTSGDVKIFGEPLSRIKYSRLMHLRRHIGVVFDDFGLIENLSVKAYLHLVTKLLKRKQYLEEAIDFFGLKNLLNIKIFNLSLSEKYRLALARILALRVPLVLLDEPFSYYKNKQELISILKKLNNDYKMTIVFTSFTPIEYIDNLDIFNTCNVGEQ, from the coding sequence ATGATTGAATTTGTTGATGTCAGTAAATTTTATAATGATAAGCGCGTTTTTGAAGGGCTAAATTTTTATATAAGGGAAGGACAGATTGTTCAAATAAGTGGTGGTTTTGCCTGCGGTAAAACCACGCTTTTAAAGCTTATTTGCAGAATGGAAAAGCCTACATCTGGCGATGTAAAGATCTTTGGTGAACCGTTAAGTCGTATAAAATATTCAAGATTGATGCATCTTAGACGTCATATAGGTGTGGTATTTGATGATTTTGGACTTATAGAAAACTTAAGCGTAAAAGCTTACCTGCATTTAGTGACAAAATTATTGAAAAGAAAACAGTATTTAGAAGAAGCTATAGATTTTTTTGGTCTAAAAAATCTTCTTAATATAAAAATATTCAATTTGTCATTATCAGAAAAATACAGATTGGCACTGGCCAGGATTTTAGCTTTAAGGGTCCCGCTTGTGCTTTTAGATGAACCATTTTCTTATTACAAAAACAAACAAGAGCTTATTAGCATACTAAAAAAACTCAACAATGATTATAAGATGACGATAGTGTTTACAAGTTTTACACCAATTGAATACATTGATAATTTAGATATTTTTAATACATGCAATGTAGGTGAACAATGA